The Tenrec ecaudatus isolate mTenEca1 chromosome 4, mTenEca1.hap1, whole genome shotgun sequence region cctgtgtgtatgtgagtgaacgtgtgtgagtgtatgttggTATAAATttcagtgtgtgtgcgtgcatggtgtcagtgtgtgtgtacgtgcgtgcatgtgtgtatgtgagtacacgtgtgtgcgtgtgagtgtgtgtcagtGCCTATGTGTGTTTGTGGATGTGTCTGGTCTGTATGTGGGGTATGCCTTTGTGTGAAGGCGTGAGTCATAGTCTGTGCATGGGTGAAGCATGCGGCATGTGTCCATGAGCGTGCGTGATGTGCGTCTGCGGGGAGTGCACGTTGGCGGGCagggtggctgctgggtttgcgcTGCACTGGCAAGGGCTAGCCGACGAGCACTGGCCCTGGAGTCAGCGCAGCAGGCTGGAGAGCTGCAGGCTGCATGACCTGACAGAATAGCTTCCCACCCTCGGCTGCGGCGTCCGGATCTGCAGGTCCTGCTCGATCTGCCTGCCGGGcatttttgaaaatgaaatggtGGTGGTCCATAAAAATGACCAGGAATGGGGCCAGGCTGGGAGAGGTGGGGGCGGGCTGTCTGCTGCAAACGCTGCAACTGTGAAGGTTGGtgtgggagccccatgccaagcCCGGGTACAGTTCAGCGTGATAAGCCCAGGAGCTGTGGTCTCCCGAGAAGCCCGATCACAGGGAGTTCCGTGCTCGCAGGGGCAGGAGGGGTCCTTCGAAAGCccctgccctctcttcccacccagGTCTGCATCTCTCCCGCTAGAGCCCCAGCCTCACCGGAGAAGTTGAGCGGGGACCGCAGCCGCAGGAGGGCGATGTCGTAGTCATGGTTCTGGGAGCTGTAGAGTGGGTGCGGGATGACCCTCTCCACGACAGCACCCTGGTGTGGCCTGGCTGCGCTGTGGCTGACCAGCCCCGCATGCACTCGCCAGCTGGACAGACGGGACAGTCTGAAACTGGACACGGGTGCCCGCTGAGACCGGGGAGGGCTAAGCCACAGGGGGTCAAAGGCAGGGAGGCAGCGGGCAGGGGACGCGCCTAGAGAGGCTGCTTGTGGGGGTTCTGTCACTAGGTGGGGATCTTCCCGGGACACGAGGGAACTTCAGAAGGGTCGTGGACAAATTCCATGGTCTTTTCGCTCCATTTCTCCAGTCCCATCCTACAGGAACTTCGCCTGGAAGCACCTGCAGTGAGTGCTCTCTAAATGCTCGGTCTGACGTAAAGCTCGGTCTGACGTACAGGGAAGCAAGTTGCTCTGAAAGACTTTAAGAGCCTACGTTTCCAGTGCCTGCTCTAGGCCCTGGAGAGAGCAGTGGGGAAACTGACCCAGGGGTCAATAGCAAGCAACACTGAGAGCCCCCTGCTGCCCTGGAGCTTCTGATCTGAAGGAGAGGGATGGTTCAACAAGTCATTTCATGGGAGAGGATTTAATCAGTGAGGAGACCCGAGCGAGCACATCTCTTAAAAGATGTAAAACTGGACTAACACAAGGTACCAAGCTTTGTGGCCTGTGGATGTTCCAGTGCCACACACAGAGAACTTCACAAATGACATGCATGCCCACCAAGAGCAGACCCCTGGACGAAGCCACACCAGAAGGTGAGTCGgccttctccccgccccccagcccccccacccccccggggaCTTGCCTGTGTATGCAGTGTGCAGCAGTCACCACCCACTGGGGGGCTAGCACAGAGCCCCCGCATGTGTGCCGGGAGCCTAGGACCACGCTGACCTGCCACGGCCAGCGCCCAGGAGCCACGGGCTGCCCACCCACTATCCTGGAGGCCAGTGGCCGTGCCCCACACTCTGCCAACAGAGAAGGATGGAAACAAAGCAGagagggggggaggtggggatcaGCACAGTCCTCTCAGGAACCATGGCCCAAGGCCAAGACCCCCAAAAGCCAGGTGGGCGGCTCTAGCTTGTTATCTGGGGTCCCAGGCATGGGAATCTGGAGGGCAGAGATGTAAGTCATTTACGTGATACCCACAGCTGTCTGTCCCATCGGGCTGTGCGCTCTGCACTGTCCACGTAGCTCCCGTGTCTAACACGGTGCCTGACCACTAACTCGGACAGATATTGACACAGAGTGTCCCCACGGgacggagaactgcccctgtggtttccgagactgtaaccctcTACGGGAATAGTAAGCCACACCTTTCACCAAAGAATAGGAGGCCACTGGTTCCCAGCACGGgtgaacagtcttggaaacgcaaaaAGATAGTTCTCCTGTGGGTGGAATTGACCCGAGAGCAGTGGGCgtggtcagtggtcagagggcttctctgagtggcatccactccatggccggagctgaaggaggcctggtgactcAGGCAGTTGAGTGTTCTGCTGCTGACAAAGCTCAGAGCCCAGGATCAGCTCCAGAGGCCCTAGGTGATGGCCCAGAGATGCCTGCGAGCAGTCCCACCTGACAACCAGGGTCCCTGGGAGTAGAAACCAACCCCGAACAATGACAGGCTACCATGAAGCTGTAACGGGCTACTCAACACCCAGCCATAACATCACCTTTGACTGGAGCTTTTCCAGAAGAAAGCAAGTGATGGTGAGAGGCCATCGCTTCAGCCCTGACCAGTGGCTGAGGGGGAGACATGGCTTAGGCGGGttgggtaaacattggactgctaaccccaaggtcaacaggtcAAACCTAccaagccactcctcgggagaaagttcGGACAATCTGCTCTCtgaaatagggtcactgtgagtcagaatctgttCCTTGGTAGTGGGTTAGCTTTGATGTCTGGGAGAAGGGGCTGAGCAGGTAGATGGGGATTGGGCAGTACACCCCAACCCAGGCACGGCTGAGCTTCACAAGGGCTCCCCCCTCAGTCCAGGGCAGGGTTCCCACTAGCCCCTTCCTGGGCCAAGACATGACTCACCAGAGCACTTGAGGGAAACAACCTGGCCAGAAGTGCAATTGCTCCTGCAAAACAGAGTACCAGCAAGAAGCTGGGCAGGGCCCAACATAAGACAACCCCTCTCCCCTCGCCCCACCCCTCCCAAGGCATGAAGAGCAGGAGCAGTTGGTCCCGGGCGAGGAGATTGAGCCTTTCCCTAATAGTCATGGCCTGAAGAAATCCACCATTTTCTCCTGCCCCTCTCCACTCCGTTCCACCCACCTCACTCCTACCCCCACCCAATGCCCCTTGTCATCTCCTCACAAGTTTCTATCCGAGAGGTAAGAACAGGACTGCGCAGTGCTTGAAGGGCAATTTGTACAGAACCCATATTTACAAGCCGAGCGTTTATAAAAGAGGAGCGCATAGGTCCCCCCATTGCGCCTGAGCCAGTGAGTGTGTGCTgtaggtggggaggaggggaagcagcTCACTAACCTACCCACACACCTTCGAGTGAGTGCAGGGATGAGCTGGGCTCGCAGCCCACACTTCTTCCCAGAAGCACTCTACTCTCTGTCCCCAGCCCGCCACTCTCCTGAGAGACTAGAAGGAGCCACAGTAGGAGAGACTGGGTGGGGACAGTATTTCATCTGGACACAGAAACCTGCTTTCAAGACTTGGTCTGGCCGGTTGTTAATTGGTGGATTTTTAGGGGGGTGTATAAGGCCCTGTATCTCCCGGGTCCTTCACTTCCCCCACCTACAACGTGGGGAGGACGGTTTTGATGTCAACTCCTGACAATAATAACCAGCCCTGCATGCCTTGCGGGAGGTCCGTCAGACCGTGTGAGCCGAGTGTCGCCTGACCGGTGCACGTTCTTCCTCGTCATCCTCTTGTACAGCCaatgttccccccaccccactcccacacacGCCCCTAACCGCCTCAGAACGGCTGTCTACCTGGGCTGCCACGCCTCCTCCAGCAGGACCCCCGGTGCAGGAGAGAGCTGAGCAAACGCCTGGGAGCTGCTGAGCTTGATGTCAGACAGGTTCACGCCCTTGTGGTGAGTGAGTCTGGgcagaaggcggggggggggggcacagaggGACAGGAGCACATTGGCTTGAGTGGCAGGGTTCGGTACAGTGACCAAGCAGAAGGGTGGAAATGGCTTCTGGGGACCTACTTGTCTTTGCTAAAGAGCCAGGGGactccaagaaagaaaaaaacacaggtgGCTTCTTGTGGCCCCGAGGCCAGGTGATGGTCAGAAGACCACCGGCATATTGGTGACAGGTGCATCAACATCCTCCAacagcccagccctgccccccaGCCCTCCACTGTCCCCTGTGCCCACATCCAGTTACCCGAGGTGCCCAAGGCTCCGGCAGACCGTCTTCCCCAGGGCCAAGCTCCAGCCCTCTTGGCACACCAGGAGCCAGGCAGGCCAGGCCCTCACCCGCACTTCCAACAAGAAGTCTTCAGTGGTTATCCTGAAAGACACTGAAACCACAGCGTGACAACCCCGGCCCATCTACTGCCGGGAGAGGCCGTGTAGCGTCCAGAGGCAGGAAGAGCTCGGCTGACCCCCAGCATGTCAGGTCGCCTGAGAGCAAACTCActcttgtgtgtgtgttgcatCTTGGTTTTGTGCTCTAACCAACCAAGTGCTTCTGTCAAGCGTGCTCTGCCGCCGGGCATCAGGGCAGGAGCACCACCCTCCTCCCTGCAGAGGGGAAACGTGGGCACCAGTGGCAGGTGTCTAGCCCAAGAGCACAGAATGAGGACGGGATAGACCTCAAGTCTCCTGATTTCCAATCGTGTTCTAAACGGAGTAGCCATTATCGCTGAGGGAGTGTCTGCTCTGTCCACATACGTAGATGAGCTCATTTCATTCTTGCAACAACGTTGTGTGGTAAATATTTGTATGTTTCCATTCTGGAGAAGGAAATTGAAGTACAAACACACAATGTGCTCAAGGCCACAGAGCTAGAAAAAGCAGACTCCGTATCTGCTGCCCTGTGAGAGGTTTTCTAACCCCCAGCCTCTGGGCAGCATTACATGCTGACCCCCAACTCCTAGCTGGAGGGATGGGCCATGGGAGGTGTGTGGAGTGATGGTCCCAGCCCTGTAAGTGGGCACAGGACAAATCCCCCTGCTGGCTGCTGGGCTACTCGTCCCCCATAGCTATTGACTCACTCGAACCCAAATGGCCAGCCCCCaggcctctggccagcctggacgCCTGGTTGTGCACCAGCTGGAGGTCAGGCAAGTCCTGCATCAACTCAGAGGCTGCACCTCGATTTCCCTCTCATGCTGGAGGAGAAAAAGACAATTGGGCAGCAACAACTGGATGGGCCTCAGTTTGGGTCCTCTTGGCCCAGCAAGGTGAAGGGGCTCCAGGCTGGGGAAGGAGGCTGGAAGCCTTGGAAGTGGGTGGCCCACCTGCTTTGGGAGGAGAAGGAAGCAGGGTGTCCTCGCTGATGGCCCCCGAGCAGTTTAGAGACATCTCCTCATCCTGCAGACTCCCTGAAGTCGGCTGAGGGGCGGCTGGCCACACATACAGCACTTGGGAGGAGAAGAACAAAGGGCGGGTCACAGGGGAGGCTGCGGAGGGGTGGGGAAGACTCTCGAAGGAGGGGCACACGGTCCAAAACAAGACTCTCTCCAGCAGAGACAAAAGCAACCAACCACCTGCAGGACAGGCATGCCCTGTCTCATTGGGAAATATTTCTAGAAAAGTGTGACCAAAGCCTCTCTGGCTGACCGAGCCAAGAGCCGACACTCCTCGGGCAGGGCTAGTGTGTTTTCTTGGTGCAgagtctccctcccttcctcctgctGCAATGTCACCCCTGTCCCTCGCTTACTCAGGGCGCATGAGGAAGCTGCTCACACAGGTCTACATTCAGCCCCTGCCCAGCCTCCCCCAGACACTGCTTTGGTCCCTCCCCACGCCACAGAGGGGGCCCCAACACTGACCTAGAAGCCAGGAGCCGACGCCCACACCAGCCAGGAGCCCCAGGACTCCCAGGACTGCACCGCCACGCCGCACAGGGCACCAGCGCCCCGCCTGAGAGGCTGCAGGAGGGTAGAGAAAGGTCTGGGTTCTCACACTTGTCTGTCAACCAACTACACAGAGGTACCACCTTGGGGCTCAgtacccctccctgctccccactcacttcccttcccccatcaTCACTAAGTTCACAGAGCCTCGAGTCTTCCTGGAGATCATAGCTGAAAGAGAAATCTGTGCCTGGGAGTGGGCACAGATCTAGGGAGGGATGCCCAGGAAGATGGCCTTCCATGCTCAATCATTCAGGGTTGACCCTAGGAGGATCTGGGAGGAAGAGAAGCCAGGAAAATGGGAAGCTTGTTCTTTCACTCCCCAATCATTACCCTGTGATCAGTCTGGCCTACCAGGCTGCTGTTGGGTCTTAGGCTTCCATGATGGGTGTCCTGGCTCTGCTCTGAAAATCCCAGGTCCTGGGCCATCATCTGCATACTGGGCTTCCACAGGGGCTTCGTCACCCAgcatcaggctctgggaaaaCAGTTGTCAAACATCAGGACCCATTCCCACATCAAGTCTTGCAGAGGGAAACCACCGAAATATGTTTCCCACGCTCTAAGGTGAAGTTCCCATTCTCTAACCTTGGCCATGCCTCATGGTCACTTATTGGCCTTTATTCATCTTGAGGACTCTCCAGACCCACCTCTGTTCTCCTGGAAACCCTAAGCCCACTCACCTCACTGTCCCCCAGCTGGAAAGTGTCAGAGCAAAGACCTGATATAGATTTGGTCAACTCCAAAGTCCTGTGCAGGCAGCATTTACCTGGGCCACCGATGCCCCTACTGAGGCCTCCAGAGCCCACCCTCCTTCAGTCCTTCCTCCCTATCGCAGAGGAACAATAACTTTCTCTCTTACATCCAGCCACCCATTCATTTGCTCAGAAAAAACAATTGGACCAGTTGCATAAGAATGTGGAAtccatcaaacaatatcattaatatcacatataaaTAAAATCTTGCTGGAGATCATTAAAAATGGTTACAACCATACATAAACAaaggaacttttaaaaaaaaccaagccagatggatcttggctgaaagcagagaataccagaaagacattaATCTATGTTTTATTGATTCTACAAAAGCGTTTGACTGAGTATCTCATAACAAATTGTGAAGAGTGTTGCCAAGAAAGGGAATTTCCtatcatttaattgtgctcatgtgaaatttGTGCATTGACCAAGAAGTTGGCATGTGAACAGCACACGGGGATATTAAAAAAATatctcaaactcattgctatccagTAGAaggcaattcatagcaacccagtagaattgcccctgtggatttccaagactgtaactttttacagggttagaaaacctcatctttctcgtgaggaatgactgttggtttttccttgtcaaccttgcggttagcagcccaggcccaatcactaggccaccagggctcctcgtggtGTAAGACGGATCAGGGCCCTGTTCTTTCACTTAACTTATTGGATCCGTGTGCTGAGCAAGTGGTCAGAGATACTGGACCTTGGcaccaggactggaagaaggctcaCCAACAATCTGCAATGCgcaggtgacacaatcttgctggctgaaaaagAAGAGAACTTAAAGCACTCGACGGCTGTGTGCAGCCTTCTGTAGGGGTTACATCtcagtggaaagaaaacaaaactccccTTGTGTGAGTCtggctactttagagaaacaaatccacagaaactcatgtgtgagagagttttatatacaggttgAGTGTGCatcaaaaaaaatcccaacccagtgctgcccaagcccacaagtccaacattaacccatatgtccgacaccaatccacaaagtcctcttccatctcacaaaacagacgcaatgacaccgactgcaggaggaaagctgagtcagtgaatatgtaaacatctcagcgctggcaggggtctccacacggctgctccagcacccagggctggatcggggtaggtctatgcagcttctcctcaaggatgtcttgcaggaagtgagccttgtcaactgaagctgggaactggctaaggcagctgcaccctgttccgaccatcacaaagcgagagacccgagaattcgaaaggcgaggctcatggagccatttatccctccacctttcaattaactccacatgtgttgatcagccaagttggcacaataaactaactatatcaCTCCTCAACTGGATCCATAGACAACCTCATGATAAATGATTGAAATTGTCC contains the following coding sequences:
- the TMPRSS5 gene encoding transmembrane protease serine 5; translated protein: MAKSLMLGDEAPVEAQYADDGPGPGIFRAEPGHPSWKPKTQQQPASQAGRWCPVRRGGAVLGVLGLLAGVGVGSWLLVLYVWPAAPQPTSGSLQDEEMSLNCSGAISEDTLLPSPPKAVSFRITTEDFLLEVRVRAWPAWLLVCQEGWSLALGKTVCRSLGHLGLTHHKGVNLSDIKLSSSQAFAQLSPAPGVLLEEAWQPRSNCTSGQVVSLKCSECGARPLASRIVGGQPVAPGRWPWQVSVVLGSRHTCGGSVLAPQWVVTAAHCIHSFRLSRLSSWRVHAGLVSHSAARPHQGAVVERVIPHPLYSSQNHDYDIALLRLRSPLNFSDTVGAVCLPAKEQHFPRGSDCWVSGWGHTDPSHIHSSDTLQDTMVPLVSTQLCNSSCMYSGALTPRMLCAGYLDGRADACQGDSGGPLVCPDGGTWHLVGVVSWGRGCAEPNHPGVYAKVAAFLDWIHDTAQAH